Proteins encoded in a region of the Cherax quadricarinatus isolate ZL_2023a unplaced genomic scaffold, ASM3850222v1 Contig4011, whole genome shotgun sequence genome:
- the LOC138852101 gene encoding uncharacterized protein, protein MKASIVASITQIPGNYTSHDLCFGKYFKAVNKIGKMVLISIFTMIYQTLDTNCGTLPLKEYCTKKLKWSHSDINKHFTASERDILSKAPFDSEFICDVTLIFKIITRILGNLAEPIKKELRDLKNLRNTVCHEDLEMNEAELRQRMDDLECVCRAIIEGTAALIGKDLKDLITEVKQGLQDLVNAKLEINDIQSYLQDLEFFRQEKHSKMITEGRKELMATYSKVKILNPCSWLSENNFADFTVDNVFTALRIVDNGINVQVSDILNVTQMKTRYIPRVVIIKGVMGAGKTSLYRYLLNEWCKRSSAVTGLIAIDIVIGIEMRTVSCGSLVQFLREQLLKNTSRLFSESDIIPVLQEMNVLFVIDGMDEASNQGKAIVREIVSKFTDSHIIITTRPEFTLELMQMAEDHIVLQVEGFDDDSQNEFVKKVFAVKYVDIKRRENEIRDFFVYKASACESLSNHLTLPLTLTLLLVLWCDDSLKVTTVSTTTRLYQNIYDMSQKKLTTRLESLGEGHSVSLSRKVRRWLLELGHIAWCMLKEEVLHLSQDHANFLMDICEKEGINPIQTMSTFLKCDLKETLTGTSYYFSFHHSSGQEFLAALYISEEASKSWSLFPLFEDIKCSRLQELIMYVTGLLKINGKMTSSLASEIKCSLISCMGALACDPVIWWRLLEEAEKDPAVCQIVGSFINQVKLWVINSWDAREMIEAKLKLLQETGAAPSEVVIHIQYTTSFIQCSELQNIIMLIGEIGKSKVRLYLDSQFHTAGNQEDIDTHVVPLLKLNRLLEFKGYASELFTSELVKATRVQSLFIRITSLKALFNLHTSIRKHRRWKVKIMPSRKWTLKYLELFLDISTTTKTLEIPQLHFNHHLVVKLAGITDSSAVWAGEVLKRLHKQYNSVILQASDVTLTGMKHLLNTANGVSIKTLRVMSNCVATQEEVNILASKSGVKIGWGCA, encoded by the coding sequence ATGAAGGCTTCTATAGTTGCCTCCATTACCCAGATACCGGGTAATTACACCAGTCATGACCTCTGCTTTGGAAAGTACTTTAAGGCAGTTAATAAGATTGGAAAGATGGTTCTAATCTCAATCTTTACAATGATTTACCAAACCCTCGACACAAATTGTGGAACTCTGCCCTTGAAGGAGTACTGCACCAAGAAACTTAAATGGTCTCACAGTGATATCAATAAGCATTTTACAGCCTCTGAGAGAGATATCTTGTCCAAGGCCCCATTTGATAGTGAGTTTATATGCGATGTTACACTTATTTTCAAAATTATCACAAGGATATTGGGTAATCTAGCAGAGCCAATAAAAAAAGAACTGAGAGATTTAAAGAATCTTAGGAATACTGTATGTCACGAAGATCTGGAAATGAATGAGGCAGAACTAAGGCAACGCATGGATGATCTTGAGTGTGTCTGTCGAGCGATCATTGAGGGCACAGCAGCTCTAATTGGAAAAGATCTCAAAGACTTAataacagaagtaaaacaaggCTTGCAAGATCTTGTGAATGCAAAACTGGAAATTAATGATATACAATCTTATCTACAAGATTTGGAATTTTTTCGACAGGAAAAACATTCTAAAATGATaactgaaggaaggaaagaattaATGGCAACTTATTCTAAAGTCAAGATACTTAATCCTTGTTCGTGGCTCAGCGAAAACAATTTTGCAGACTTTACTGTTGACAATGTTTTTACTGCACTGAGAATAGTTGATAATGGAATAAATGTTCAGGTGAGTGACATTCTAAATGTGACACAAATGAAGACAAGGTATATTCCTCGGGTAGTGATTATCAAGGGTGTTATGGGAGCAGGCAAGACCTCCCTCTATCGCTACTTGTTGAATGAGTGGTGCAAGAGGTCTTCTGCTGTCACTGGCCTGATAGCTATTGATATTGTTATTGGTATAGAGATGCGAACAGTAAGTTGTGGATCACTCGTGCAGTTCCTGAGGGAACAACTTCTTAAGAATACATCACGATTGTTTAGCGAGTCGGACATTATTCCTGTCTTACAAGAGATGAATGTTCTCTTTGTCATAGATGGCATGGATGAAGCAAGCAACCAAGGAAAAGCTATAGTGAGAGAAATTGTGAGTAAGTTTACAGACAGCCACATTATTATAACCACCAGGCCTGAATTTACTTTGGAACTAATGCAAATGGCAGAAGATCACATTGTTTTGCAAGTTGAGGGTTTTGATGATGATAGCCAAAATGAATTTGTGAAGAAAGTCTTTGCTGTTAAGTACGTGGACATAAAACGTCGAGAGAATGAGATCAGAGACTTCTTTGTATACAAAGCCAGTGCTTGCGAGTCTCTCAGCAACCACTTAACACTGCCTCTGACGCTGACACTTTTACTTGTTTTGTGGTGTGATGATTCACTAAAAGTAactactgtcagtaccacaacacgCCTTTACCAAAATATTTATGACATGTCTCAAAAGAAATTAACTACTCGATTGGAAAGCCTTGGGGAGGGGCATAGTGTCTCTCTCAGTCGTAAGGTGCGACGATGGTTGCTTGAGCTGGGTCACATCGCATGGTGCATGCTGAAAGAAGAGGTTCTTCACTTGAGCCAAGATCATGCGAACTTCCTTATGGACATATGCGAGAAGGAAGGTATTAATCCCATACAAACTATGTCAACTTTTTTAAAATGTGATTTAAAAGAAACCTTGACTGGCACCTCATATTATTTTTCTTTTCACCATAGCTCTGGACAGGAGTTTTTAGCAGCGCTGTATATTAGTGAAGAAGCATCTAAGTCTTGGTCTCTCTTCCCTCTATTTGAGGACATCAAGTGCTCAAGACTCCAGGAACTGATTATGTATGTTACTGGTCTCTTGAAAATTAATGGTAAGATGACTTCATCTTTAGCCAGCGAGATAAAATGTTCCCTAATTAGCTGTATGGGAGCCTTAGCCTGCGACCCCGTTATCTGGTGGCGACTCCTGGAGGAGGCCGAGAAAGATCCTGCAGTGTGTCAGATTGTGGGTTCATTCATTAACCAAGTTAAACTGTGGGTTATAAATTCTTGGGATGCTCGAGAAATGATCGAAGCTAAACTTAAATTATTACAAGAAACAGGTGCCGCACCCAGTGAGGTTGTCATtcacatacagtacactaccaGCTTCATCCAGTGCTCTGAACTACAAAATATTATTATGTTaataggagagatagggaagagtAAAGTTAGGTTATACCTTGACAGTCAGTTCCATACTGCAGGTAACCAAGAAGACATTGACACTCATGTAGTGCCATTGCTCAAGCTCAATCGATTGCTGGAATTTAAAGGCTATGCAAGCGAACTATTCACATCAGAACTTGTTAAAGCTACTAGAGTTCAGTCACTATTTATCAGGATTACTTCCCTTAAAGCCTTGTTTAATCTTCAtaccagcatcaggaaacacaGACGCTGGAAAGTAAAAATCATGCCATCCAGAAAATGGACACTAAAATATTTAGAGCTATTTCTTGATATCAGCACCACTACTAAAACTTTGGAAATACCTCAATTACACTTCAACCACCACCTGGTAGTCAAGCTAGCTGGCATAACAGATTCAAGTGCTGTTTGGGCTGGGGAGGTTCTGAAGAGGCTACACAAACAATACAATTCAGTCATTCTTCAAGCATCTGATGTAACTCTCACAGGCATGAAGCACCTACTAAATACTGCTAATGGTGTCTCCATAAAGACTCTCCGTGTCATGTCCAACTGTGTGGCCACACAGGAGGAGGTTAACATCCTTGCTTCAAAGAGTGGAGTCAAAATTGGATGGGGATGTGCCTAA